The following are encoded in a window of Haloarcula halophila genomic DNA:
- a CDS encoding phosphotransacetylase family protein, translating into MTDQNTLLVTSTEEGIGKTAITLALAKHAHDAGHEVGYMKPKGTRLQSAVGKTRDEDPMLARSLLDLDAEMHEMEPIVYSPTFIQEAIRGREDPEELRTRVLDNFESLSAETDLMVVEGSDRLDTGGIVDLTDVDIAEAIDARVLLVCGYATPGDADEVLAAAETIGDRLAGVLFNGVTDTAMGELVDDVLPFLESKGVPVYGSLPRVQELAGVTVEDLARSVGADVLTTGASMDAHVERFSVGAMGGNSALDQFRRTRDAVMVTGGDRSEVQTAALEASGIKALLLTGGFRPASAVLGRAEEEDVPVLLVQSDTRRTIDRLEDVLRSGRTRNEATVERMAELLTDGVDIDKLLSLE; encoded by the coding sequence ATGACCGACCAGAACACGCTGCTCGTCACGTCTACGGAGGAAGGTATCGGCAAGACCGCGATCACGCTCGCGCTCGCGAAACACGCACACGACGCCGGCCACGAGGTCGGCTACATGAAACCGAAGGGGACGCGGCTCCAGAGCGCCGTCGGGAAGACCCGCGACGAGGACCCGATGCTCGCGCGCAGCCTGCTGGACCTGGACGCGGAGATGCACGAGATGGAGCCGATCGTCTACTCGCCGACGTTCATCCAGGAGGCGATCCGCGGCCGTGAAGACCCCGAGGAACTCCGGACGCGCGTCCTCGACAACTTCGAGTCGCTCTCGGCCGAGACCGACCTGATGGTCGTCGAGGGGAGCGACCGCCTCGACACCGGCGGCATCGTCGACCTGACCGACGTCGATATCGCCGAGGCGATCGACGCCCGCGTCCTGTTGGTCTGTGGCTACGCCACCCCCGGCGACGCCGACGAGGTGCTGGCGGCGGCAGAGACCATCGGTGACCGCCTGGCCGGCGTCCTCTTCAACGGCGTCACCGACACCGCGATGGGCGAACTCGTCGACGACGTGTTGCCGTTCCTCGAAAGCAAGGGCGTCCCGGTGTATGGCTCGCTCCCGCGGGTACAGGAACTGGCGGGGGTCACCGTCGAGGATCTCGCCCGGAGCGTGGGTGCCGACGTGCTCACGACGGGCGCCTCGATGGACGCACACGTCGAACGGTTCTCGGTCGGTGCGATGGGCGGCAACAGTGCGCTCGACCAGTTCCGTCGGACCCGCGACGCGGTGATGGTCACCGGCGGCGACCGCTCGGAGGTCCAGACGGCCGCCTTGGAGGCCTCGGGGATCAAAGCGTTATTACTGACCGGTGGGTTCCGACCAGCCAGCGCCGTCCTCGGCCGGGCCGAGGAAGAAGACGTCCCGGTGTTGCTGGTCCAATCGGACACTCGACGGACGATCGACCGACTGGAAGACGTTCTTCGGTCCGGGCGAACCCGAAACGAGGCCACGGTCGAGCGGATGGCGGAACTACTGACCGACGGCGTCGATATCGACAAGCTCCTCTCACTGGAGTGA
- the bioB gene encoding biotin synthase BioB → MVYETGNRTVDDAVARVLDGERLDRTDGTALIAQPVDALAAGADYVRSQLGDGTVDACSIVNAKAGNCAEDCGFCAQSVHFDTGIDNYGFLGPEKVLEAAKRAERDGSQRFGIVVAEKGVSKEQRPDEWEEVLEAIRLVRDETDVEVDASLGILTEEEAAILAEEGLNHYNHNIETSPRYFPEIVDTHSFEDRVHTLEVAKEAGMDLCAGVILGMGETPTDRVEAAIALQEIGVSSLPVNVLNPVEGTPLAARGLPDITTEEVVRTIAVYRLLHPEARVRLTGGREVNLDTEGQVAALEAGADGILTGDYLTTEGQSAADDLEIVEAAGLEPNTEANEFDPEDVKTRAEEGTDTETAAGTAQTKSELQSDD, encoded by the coding sequence GTGGTTTACGAGACGGGCAACCGCACGGTCGACGACGCAGTCGCGCGCGTCCTCGACGGCGAGCGACTGGACCGCACGGACGGAACGGCACTCATCGCACAACCGGTCGATGCGCTCGCGGCGGGCGCGGACTACGTCCGGAGCCAGTTGGGCGACGGGACCGTCGACGCGTGTTCGATCGTGAACGCAAAGGCGGGCAACTGCGCGGAGGACTGCGGGTTCTGTGCCCAGTCGGTCCACTTCGATACCGGCATCGACAACTACGGCTTCCTGGGTCCGGAAAAGGTCCTCGAAGCCGCGAAACGGGCCGAACGTGACGGCTCCCAGCGGTTCGGGATCGTCGTCGCCGAGAAGGGCGTCTCCAAGGAACAGCGCCCGGACGAGTGGGAAGAGGTTCTGGAGGCGATCCGACTGGTTCGGGACGAGACCGACGTGGAAGTCGACGCCAGCCTCGGCATCCTCACCGAGGAGGAGGCCGCGATCCTCGCCGAGGAGGGGCTCAACCACTACAATCACAACATCGAGACCTCGCCGCGGTACTTCCCGGAGATCGTCGACACCCACTCCTTCGAAGACCGGGTCCACACCCTGGAAGTGGCCAAGGAGGCCGGGATGGACCTCTGTGCCGGCGTCATCCTGGGGATGGGCGAGACGCCGACCGATCGCGTGGAAGCTGCGATCGCCTTACAGGAGATCGGCGTCTCCTCGCTGCCGGTCAACGTTCTCAATCCGGTCGAAGGGACACCGCTCGCGGCGCGCGGGTTGCCAGACATCACGACCGAAGAGGTCGTCCGGACCATCGCGGTCTACCGATTGCTCCACCCCGAGGCCCGCGTTCGGCTGACCGGCGGGCGCGAAGTGAATCTGGACACCGAGGGCCAGGTGGCCGCTCTGGAGGCCGGCGCCGACGGTATCCTCACCGGCGACTACCTCACGACCGAGGGCCAGTCCGCCGCCGACGATCTGGAGATCGTCGAGGCTGCGGGACTGGAACCCAACACCGAGGCCAACGAGTTCGACCCCGAGGACGTCAAGACACGGGCCGAGGAGGGGACCGACACCGAGACGGCCGCCGGCACCGCACAGACGAAATCAGAGCTCCAATCCGACGACTGA
- a CDS encoding methyl-accepting chemotaxis protein, protein MSGQNTGLSALVPDRIRGSYFLKFAIATGLVLLAIGLIGYGVQAQTSETLREDVQKSLTQQTASEAGSLSEFIESRRGPARFISDAPVFENGSNAEIRSYLQEQRESKLSGSVTGVHYIDTREERIVASTASGRAGEDISDVPWYGSYAFGDFDDVIVSEPYEGSDGRTQIAFISPVNGVFNGGLVVTYTADEVGTRFQSPISGTFTRVVDSSGRVLFADENATTLQPYLDDENATSVAVARGSEGEAGFVSDPAIDSQQSQNLVVSYAPVAGTDWVVLKHVPAANAYQLARSVGNGVLLLVGVALVGVVAIGATIGRNTAIAVRELSDRASAIEQGEYDVTLSSGRIDDVGQLFDSIAGMRDSLVDRIEEAERAVEEADEARTTAEEAKASAEQAREEAEALSEQLEATASEYGDVMAACAGGDLSRRLDTDAQSEAMRDIAVSFNAMLEEWEETIVSIQTFTDTVEGASQESATSIREIESASRDVSESAQRITESTQEQREQVERVSSEMSDLSATVEEITSTAETVAATSEETARTGEEGQSAATEAVDELDAIRNQTERAIASVEQLDEQMAAIGEVAQVIGDIAEETNMLALNANIEAARAGDGSGSGEGFAVVADEVKALAEETKESAEQIGSLIEEVTEQTEQTVDEMQDVGERVDSGSETVESALDALDTIAEQARETNAGVQEISQATDEQADAAQQVASMTDEVADIADETSAETERVAAAAEEQAAQVQEVSQRIEELSDQVGELRTELEAFETSDAATTSVTPASADGGYPDERTD, encoded by the coding sequence ATGTCGGGACAGAATACGGGTCTCTCCGCGCTCGTTCCGGACCGGATCCGCGGGTCGTACTTTCTCAAGTTCGCGATCGCGACCGGGCTGGTCCTCCTCGCGATCGGCCTCATCGGCTACGGCGTTCAGGCACAGACCTCCGAAACACTCAGGGAGGACGTTCAGAAGTCGCTGACACAGCAGACTGCCTCGGAGGCCGGGAGCCTCTCGGAGTTCATCGAGAGCCGGCGGGGACCGGCCCGGTTCATCTCCGACGCACCGGTGTTCGAGAACGGGTCGAACGCGGAGATCCGCTCGTATCTCCAGGAGCAGCGTGAATCGAAACTGTCCGGTTCTGTCACCGGAGTCCACTATATCGACACGCGCGAGGAGCGCATCGTCGCAAGCACTGCGTCGGGACGTGCCGGCGAGGACATCAGCGACGTGCCGTGGTACGGTAGCTACGCGTTCGGTGATTTCGACGACGTGATCGTCAGTGAACCGTACGAGGGGTCGGACGGACGGACCCAGATCGCGTTTATCAGCCCGGTCAACGGTGTGTTCAACGGCGGACTCGTGGTGACATACACCGCGGACGAGGTCGGCACACGGTTCCAGAGTCCCATCAGTGGCACCTTTACCAGGGTCGTCGATTCCAGCGGGAGAGTCCTGTTCGCCGACGAAAACGCCACGACGCTCCAGCCGTATCTCGACGACGAGAACGCGACCTCCGTCGCGGTCGCCCGGGGGTCCGAGGGCGAGGCGGGCTTCGTCAGCGACCCCGCCATCGACTCACAGCAGTCACAGAACCTCGTGGTGTCGTACGCTCCGGTCGCTGGAACGGACTGGGTCGTCCTCAAACACGTGCCGGCGGCGAACGCCTACCAACTGGCCCGGAGCGTCGGCAACGGGGTATTGCTGTTGGTCGGGGTGGCACTCGTCGGTGTCGTGGCTATCGGGGCGACCATCGGCCGGAACACCGCCATCGCCGTCCGCGAGCTGTCGGATCGCGCCTCGGCAATCGAACAGGGGGAGTACGACGTGACGCTCTCGTCGGGCCGGATCGACGACGTCGGACAGCTGTTCGACTCCATTGCAGGGATGCGGGACAGTCTCGTCGACCGGATCGAGGAGGCCGAGCGGGCCGTCGAGGAGGCCGACGAGGCCCGCACGACCGCAGAGGAGGCGAAGGCCAGTGCGGAGCAAGCCCGTGAGGAAGCCGAGGCACTGAGCGAGCAACTCGAAGCCACTGCGAGCGAGTACGGGGACGTGATGGCCGCCTGCGCCGGGGGTGATCTCTCCCGTCGGCTCGACACGGACGCCCAGAGCGAGGCCATGCGTGACATTGCGGTCTCGTTCAACGCGATGCTCGAAGAGTGGGAGGAGACGATCGTCAGTATCCAGACGTTCACTGACACCGTCGAGGGGGCGAGCCAGGAGAGCGCGACCAGCATCCGGGAGATCGAATCGGCGAGCCGGGACGTGAGTGAATCTGCCCAGCGCATCACGGAGTCGACCCAGGAACAGCGTGAACAGGTCGAACGCGTCTCGAGTGAGATGTCGGACCTCTCGGCGACCGTCGAAGAGATCACGTCGACCGCCGAGACGGTCGCTGCGACCTCCGAGGAGACCGCCCGGACCGGCGAGGAAGGCCAGTCAGCCGCGACCGAGGCCGTCGATGAACTGGATGCGATCCGGAACCAGACCGAGCGAGCCATCGCGTCGGTCGAACAGCTCGACGAGCAGATGGCCGCTATCGGCGAGGTCGCGCAGGTCATCGGTGACATCGCGGAGGAGACGAACATGCTGGCGCTGAACGCCAACATCGAGGCCGCCCGCGCGGGCGATGGCAGCGGCAGTGGTGAGGGGTTCGCCGTGGTGGCCGACGAGGTAAAGGCCCTGGCCGAGGAGACCAAGGAGTCCGCCGAGCAGATCGGCTCGCTCATCGAGGAGGTGACGGAACAGACCGAGCAGACCGTCGACGAGATGCAGGACGTCGGCGAGCGAGTCGACAGCGGCAGCGAGACCGTCGAGAGCGCGCTCGACGCGCTCGACACGATCGCTGAACAGGCCCGGGAGACCAACGCTGGGGTACAGGAGATCTCCCAGGCGACGGACGAGCAGGCCGACGCCGCCCAGCAAGTGGCCTCGATGACCGACGAAGTGGCCGACATCGCCGACGAGACCTCGGCCGAGACCGAACGAGTGGCCGCTGCCGCCGAGGAACAGGCGGCACAGGTACAGGAGGTCAGCCAGCGGATCGAGGAACTCTCCGACCAGGTGGGGGAACTCCGGACGGAACTCGAAGCGTTCGAGACCAGCGACGCAGCGACGACGAGTGTCACGCCGGCGAGCGCCGACGGTGGCTACCCGGACGAGCGCACCGACTGA
- a CDS encoding glycine betaine ABC transporter substrate-binding protein, protein MVSRRGFLRGVASASALAGGAGCSGLPSGSGDSAATSGTIVVGSKTFTENRILGYMAYEALNELTDLQVVDEIGYGATSTVWSGLTGGELDLYWEYTGTLRLTHPPQQDSLIADPEEQFQQASQTIASEYDLRVLNRAPFNNTYTIVTRPEWAERTGIDSVGALAEHVNAGNTDVTIALGPSFYDRADGWPGLLDHYGFEESAVETWSDNVEVVSLGLTYEFLGTGDADLAMGFLTDGQIGIQNFQPLADDQNFWPIYSPCPCVSASVVEENPAVAEALNPIGPSIGDEATIRELNAAVTNDGESPQAVARTHLESNGVV, encoded by the coding sequence ATGGTATCGCGAAGGGGATTTCTGAGGGGTGTCGCTTCGGCGAGCGCCCTCGCCGGCGGTGCCGGTTGCTCGGGCCTCCCGTCAGGATCTGGCGACTCGGCGGCCACGTCGGGAACTATCGTGGTCGGGTCGAAGACGTTCACCGAGAACCGGATCCTCGGCTACATGGCGTACGAGGCACTGAACGAACTGACCGATCTACAGGTGGTCGACGAGATCGGGTACGGGGCGACGTCGACGGTCTGGAGCGGGCTGACCGGCGGCGAACTTGACCTGTACTGGGAGTACACCGGGACGCTCCGGTTGACACACCCGCCACAACAGGACTCGCTGATAGCCGATCCGGAGGAACAGTTCCAGCAGGCGAGCCAGACGATCGCGTCGGAGTACGATCTCCGGGTGTTGAACCGCGCGCCGTTCAACAACACCTACACGATCGTGACCCGTCCGGAGTGGGCCGAGCGGACCGGAATCGATTCGGTCGGTGCCCTTGCTGAGCATGTCAACGCCGGCAACACCGATGTGACGATCGCACTCGGCCCCTCGTTCTACGACCGGGCGGACGGATGGCCGGGACTGCTAGACCACTACGGGTTCGAGGAGTCTGCCGTCGAGACCTGGTCGGACAACGTCGAGGTCGTGTCGCTGGGGCTCACGTACGAGTTCCTGGGGACCGGCGACGCGGACCTGGCCATGGGATTCCTCACCGACGGGCAGATCGGTATCCAGAACTTCCAGCCACTGGCCGACGATCAGAACTTCTGGCCGATCTACAGCCCCTGCCCCTGTGTCTCGGCGTCGGTCGTCGAGGAAAACCCAGCGGTCGCCGAGGCGTTGAACCCGATCGGACCCAGCATCGGCGACGAAGCGACGATCCGGGAGCTGAACGCGGCCGTGACCAACGACGGGGAGTCCCCGCAGGCAGTGGCTCGAACCCATCTCGAATCTAACGGGGTCGTGTGA
- the panB gene encoding 3-methyl-2-oxobutanoate hydroxymethyltransferase, giving the protein MTTVRDLQAMAGEEPITMLTAYDAATAEIVDESGVDVVLVGDSMGNAVLGHENTLPVTVDEVASHVGAVARGTEDALVVADMPFLSFGADESESVKNCGRMLKEEGANAVKLESGPHTIELTERLADLGIPVMAHLGLTPQSVNQTGYTQQADGREEAETILELAREHEAAGAFALVLEHVPANLAAQVTEAIDIPTIGIGAGGQCDGQVLVFTDVVGMAEQSPPFAEQFGDVRGEMREAVSEYVEAVESGSFPTAEHASRSEELDDLY; this is encoded by the coding sequence ATGACGACCGTCCGTGACCTCCAGGCGATGGCGGGCGAAGAACCGATCACGATGCTGACGGCATACGACGCCGCGACCGCCGAGATCGTCGACGAGAGCGGGGTTGACGTCGTTCTGGTAGGCGACAGCATGGGAAACGCCGTCTTGGGCCACGAGAACACGCTTCCGGTGACAGTCGACGAGGTAGCTTCCCACGTGGGGGCCGTCGCACGGGGAACTGAGGACGCGCTCGTCGTCGCCGACATGCCCTTCCTCTCTTTCGGTGCCGACGAGAGCGAGAGCGTCAAGAACTGTGGGCGGATGCTCAAAGAGGAAGGCGCAAACGCCGTGAAACTCGAATCCGGTCCGCACACGATCGAGTTGACCGAGCGCTTGGCCGATCTCGGAATCCCGGTGATGGCACACCTCGGTCTCACCCCACAGAGCGTCAACCAGACGGGCTACACCCAGCAGGCCGACGGCCGCGAGGAGGCCGAGACGATCCTGGAGCTGGCGCGCGAACACGAGGCCGCGGGCGCGTTCGCGCTCGTCCTCGAACACGTCCCAGCGAACCTCGCTGCACAGGTGACCGAAGCGATCGACATCCCGACGATCGGGATCGGTGCCGGCGGTCAGTGTGACGGCCAGGTACTCGTCTTCACTGATGTCGTTGGCATGGCCGAACAGAGCCCCCCCTTTGCCGAGCAGTTCGGTGACGTCCGCGGTGAGATGCGCGAGGCCGTCTCGGAGTACGTCGAGGCCGTCGAGTCGGGATCGTTCCCGACAGCGGAGCACGCGAGCCGTTCCGAGGAACTGGACGACCTGTACTGA
- a CDS encoding DUF5822 domain-containing protein — translation MPAVEHTDPDGVDFGWVMQVTFVTTILVGSPIVAVASIPLTLSTWTARALFAVRVGAVVWFLTAIGVYLYARYRR, via the coding sequence GTGCCAGCAGTCGAACACACCGATCCGGACGGCGTCGACTTCGGGTGGGTGATGCAGGTGACTTTCGTCACGACGATCCTGGTCGGCTCGCCGATCGTCGCCGTGGCGTCGATCCCGCTCACCTTGTCGACGTGGACCGCCCGCGCACTGTTCGCCGTCAGAGTCGGTGCCGTCGTCTGGTTCCTGACAGCGATCGGCGTCTATCTCTACGCCCGGTACCGGCGCTGA
- a CDS encoding HAD family hydrolase, which yields MTHDAVVYDLDGTLVRLAVDWDAVATEVATVLRERDVDPGTGDLWSMLELSDEVGHRSAVEETITRHERDGADRSERLPLAEGLPHGVPVGVCSLNAEVAVRDALDVHGIEPHVQSVVGRDTVGSSKPDPEGLLRVIDDLDASPEATVFVGDSESDAETARRAGTDFEWARAFDQRRYRA from the coding sequence GTGACACACGACGCTGTCGTCTACGATCTGGACGGGACCCTCGTCCGCCTGGCCGTCGACTGGGACGCTGTCGCGACGGAGGTCGCGACCGTCCTCCGAGAGCGCGACGTCGACCCCGGAACGGGCGATCTCTGGTCGATGCTGGAACTGTCCGACGAGGTCGGCCACCGGTCTGCTGTCGAGGAGACGATCACCCGACACGAACGCGACGGGGCCGACCGCTCCGAGCGACTCCCGCTGGCTGAGGGACTCCCGCACGGCGTTCCGGTCGGCGTCTGTTCGCTCAACGCCGAGGTCGCGGTCCGCGATGCGCTCGACGTTCACGGGATCGAGCCACACGTCCAGTCGGTCGTCGGGCGGGATACCGTCGGGTCGTCCAAACCCGATCCCGAAGGGTTGCTCCGGGTGATCGACGATCTGGACGCGTCTCCGGAGGCGACCGTGTTCGTCGGGGACTCCGAGAGCGACGCCGAGACCGCCCGTCGAGCGGGCACGGACTTCGAGTGGGCTCGGGCGTTCGATCAGCGCCGGTACCGGGCGTAG
- a CDS encoding helix-turn-helix domain-containing protein, which produces MAKYSTGSGGSDAGGSCELCGADGGDLQTASVAGATLQVCDDCARDHGENERTSTGDSSPDERDRRKRAAQNVARAHDAQQADPSHWEDGADYDDDQLPYLVSGYGDVVVTARQEEGLQTAELAEELGLDEADVLAVEQGRATQANVGGSVIAALEQFLDVELVEAN; this is translated from the coding sequence ATGGCCAAATACTCGACCGGCAGCGGGGGGAGCGACGCCGGCGGGAGCTGTGAACTCTGCGGTGCCGACGGCGGCGACCTCCAGACGGCGAGTGTCGCCGGCGCGACGTTGCAGGTCTGTGACGACTGCGCACGCGACCACGGCGAGAACGAACGGACCTCCACAGGCGACAGCTCTCCCGACGAGCGTGACCGACGCAAGCGCGCGGCGCAGAACGTCGCACGCGCCCACGACGCACAGCAAGCCGACCCATCCCACTGGGAGGACGGCGCGGACTACGACGACGACCAACTCCCGTATCTCGTCAGCGGTTACGGCGACGTGGTCGTCACCGCCCGCCAGGAAGAAGGCCTCCAGACTGCCGAACTCGCCGAGGAGCTCGGACTCGACGAAGCCGACGTACTGGCCGTCGAACAGGGCCGTGCGACCCAGGCCAACGTCGGTGGCTCCGTCATCGCCGCCCTCGAACAGTTCCTCGACGTCGAGCTGGTCGAGGCGAACTGA
- a CDS encoding FAD-binding protein: MYEHDVIVVGAGGAGLRAAIAAHEEGADVALVTKLHPVRSHTGAAEGGINAALREGDSWDLHAYDTMKGSDYLGDAPAIDTFAKDAPEEVVQIEHWGMPFSREDDGRVSQRPFGGMSFPRTTYAGAETGHHLLHTMYEQAVKRGIEVYDEWYVTNLAVTDHEDPEDRVCHGCVAYDIKSGEIHGFRAKNGVILATGGLGQAFDHTTNAVANTGDGCAMAYRAGAPMEDMEMIQFHPTTLPSTGVLISEGVRGEGGILYNEDEERFMFEHGYANNDGELASRDVVSRAELTEVNEGRGIEDEFVHLDMRHLGEERILDRLENILHLAEDFEGVDGLDEPMPVKPGQHYAMGGIECDENGETCIDGLYAAGETACVSLHGANRLGGNALPELLVFGARAGHHAAGKDMKVAEIQTGPSAKSEDGAVEPPVDPGAVDAGTDDVVADGGAAATPKSVVKGAVEEERQRIEELLEADGINHAEVRADVQETMTQRVNVFREEDGLKQALRELKDARREYQNVAVSDPSRTYNTDLIHTIETRNILDVAEAITIGALAREEFRGAHWRAEHQERKDDEWIKHTMLAWNDGDPELYYKPVELDGDEETYEPKERSY, encoded by the coding sequence ATGTACGAACACGACGTCATCGTGGTCGGCGCCGGCGGCGCCGGCCTCAGAGCGGCTATCGCAGCACACGAGGAAGGCGCGGACGTCGCCCTCGTGACGAAACTCCACCCGGTCCGGAGCCACACGGGCGCGGCCGAGGGTGGCATCAACGCGGCACTCCGGGAGGGCGACTCCTGGGACCTGCACGCCTACGACACCATGAAGGGGTCGGACTATCTGGGGGACGCCCCGGCGATCGACACCTTCGCCAAGGACGCCCCCGAGGAGGTCGTCCAGATCGAACACTGGGGGATGCCCTTCTCCCGTGAGGACGACGGTCGGGTCTCCCAGCGGCCGTTCGGCGGGATGTCGTTCCCGCGGACGACCTACGCCGGCGCAGAGACGGGCCACCACCTGCTGCATACGATGTACGAGCAGGCGGTCAAACGCGGCATCGAGGTCTATGACGAGTGGTACGTCACGAACCTCGCAGTCACCGACCACGAGGACCCAGAAGACCGTGTCTGTCACGGCTGTGTCGCCTACGACATCAAGTCGGGCGAGATCCACGGCTTCCGGGCGAAAAACGGCGTGATCCTGGCGACCGGCGGACTCGGACAGGCGTTCGACCACACCACCAACGCCGTCGCCAACACTGGCGACGGCTGTGCGATGGCCTACCGCGCCGGTGCCCCGATGGAGGACATGGAGATGATCCAGTTCCACCCGACGACGCTGCCGTCGACGGGTGTGCTCATCTCCGAGGGTGTCCGTGGCGAGGGTGGCATCCTCTACAACGAGGACGAGGAGCGGTTCATGTTCGAGCACGGCTACGCGAACAACGACGGCGAACTCGCCTCCCGTGACGTGGTCTCGCGTGCCGAACTGACCGAAGTCAACGAGGGCCGCGGGATCGAGGACGAGTTCGTCCACCTGGACATGCGTCACCTCGGCGAGGAGCGCATCCTCGACCGCCTGGAGAACATCCTCCACCTCGCGGAGGACTTCGAGGGCGTCGACGGCCTCGACGAACCGATGCCGGTCAAACCCGGCCAACACTACGCCATGGGGGGCATCGAGTGCGACGAGAACGGCGAGACCTGTATCGACGGCCTCTACGCGGCCGGCGAGACGGCCTGTGTCTCGCTGCACGGCGCGAACCGCCTCGGCGGGAACGCCCTGCCGGAACTCCTCGTGTTCGGCGCCCGCGCCGGCCACCACGCGGCCGGCAAGGACATGAAAGTCGCGGAGATCCAGACCGGGCCGTCGGCCAAAAGCGAGGACGGTGCCGTCGAGCCGCCAGTCGACCCCGGCGCGGTCGACGCCGGCACCGACGACGTCGTCGCCGACGGTGGGGCCGCAGCCACACCCAAAAGCGTCGTCAAGGGAGCCGTCGAGGAGGAGCGCCAGCGCATCGAGGAACTGCTGGAGGCCGACGGCATCAACCACGCCGAGGTCCGTGCGGACGTCCAAGAGACGATGACCCAGCGCGTCAACGTCTTCCGCGAGGAGGACGGTCTCAAGCAGGCGTTGCGGGAACTCAAGGACGCCCGCCGGGAGTACCAGAACGTCGCCGTCTCGGACCCCTCGCGCACCTACAACACCGATCTGATCCACACTATCGAGACTCGTAACATCCTCGACGTGGCCGAGGCCATCACCATCGGCGCGCTGGCCCGCGAGGAGTTCCGCGGTGCCCACTGGCGCGCGGAACACCAGGAGCGGAAAGACGACGAGTGGATCAAGCACACGATGCTCGCCTGGAACGACGGCGATCCGGAACTGTACTACAAACCCGTCGAACTCGACGGCGACGAGGAGACCTACGAGCCGAAAGAGCGGTCGTACTGA
- a CDS encoding succinate dehydrogenase/fumarate reductase iron-sulfur subunit, translated as MSTQIEQQETESESEQEAESAVESPGDRRRAEKQQRLDEQKQAEREESTLDDEETIRLKVFRYDPEVEGKQEPRFDDFLVPFHKGMTILDALIYARDQYDSSLTFRHSCRQAVCGSDALFVNGRQRLGCKTQIAELETPVRIEPLPHQEVVKDLVVDMEHFYDQMEAVEPYFDADELPEDELEEQRQSRENREKVKMSTRCIWCGACMSSCNIAAGDNEYLGPAAINKAYRFAMDEREGPDRKQERLRIIEQEHGVWRCQTQFSCTEVCPKDIPLTEHIQELKREAVKNNLKFW; from the coding sequence ATGAGTACACAGATCGAACAACAAGAGACCGAGTCAGAGAGCGAACAAGAGGCCGAATCGGCCGTCGAGTCACCCGGTGACCGGCGCCGTGCGGAGAAACAACAGCGCCTCGACGAACAGAAACAGGCCGAGCGCGAGGAGTCGACCCTCGACGACGAGGAGACGATCCGCCTGAAGGTGTTCCGCTACGACCCCGAGGTCGAGGGGAAACAGGAGCCACGCTTCGACGACTTCCTCGTCCCGTTCCACAAGGGGATGACCATCCTGGACGCGCTCATCTACGCGCGTGACCAGTACGACTCCTCGCTAACCTTCCGACACTCCTGTCGGCAGGCCGTCTGTGGCTCCGACGCGCTGTTCGTCAACGGCCGCCAGCGGCTGGGCTGTAAGACCCAGATCGCGGAACTGGAGACGCCGGTCCGGATCGAACCGCTCCCACACCAGGAGGTCGTCAAGGACCTCGTGGTCGATATGGAGCACTTCTACGATCAGATGGAAGCCGTCGAGCCGTACTTCGACGCCGACGAACTGCCCGAGGACGAACTCGAAGAACAGCGCCAGAGCCGGGAGAACCGGGAGAAGGTCAAGATGTCCACGCGGTGTATCTGGTGTGGCGCCTGCATGTCCTCGTGTAACATCGCGGCCGGCGACAACGAGTACCTGGGGCCGGCGGCGATCAACAAGGCCTACCGGTTTGCCATGGACGAACGCGAAGGCCCCGACCGCAAACAGGAACGGCTCCGGATCATCGAACAGGAACACGGCGTCTGGCGGTGCCAGACCCAGTTCTCCTGTACCGAGGTGTGTCCGAAGGACATCCCGCTCACCGAGCACATCCAGGAACTCAAACGCGAGGCAGTGAAGAACAACCTCAAGTTCTGGTAG